The following proteins are encoded in a genomic region of Pyxicephalus adspersus chromosome 9, UCB_Pads_2.0, whole genome shotgun sequence:
- the LOC140337704 gene encoding LRRN4 C-terminal-like protein isoform X1, whose amino-acid sequence MSYDKKLSLSCLLLLLLTLCATVTGIHAERNTTAEPEENKHNTGLHRTNNTMSSLTTVSPDSEQSSVPQPRKITQSQKTTREKIQFITEYIDYDNYNDDDDDDDDNGYKKHFTLPPQISYEPCPFDRCKHLQLPCNEIQKSAKGKCLCPGISGRNIPPDAPHINNVTPGQTGISVNWCSPLSTVQRYRVLYGPPEGPLDKGPLLNQTYRFFSIPNLVPGTAYKVCVVAINDAGESQVEPKEAEERWPGHGENSGPCGVYKTYNPYGSYIYLAVGIGSAVVTCLLGIFVFVYWFKCRKRNRKIKRTIGDEMGVTNMSFRAESIENL is encoded by the exons ATGTCTTATGATAAAAAG CTCTCTCTTTCTTGTCTACTTTTACTTCTTCTTACACTTTGTGCAACTGTAACAGGTATACATGCTGAGAGGAATACCACAGCAGAACCAGAGGAGAACAAGCATAATACAGGACTACACAGGACTAATAACACCATGAGTTCCCTCACCACTGTTTCTCCAGACAGTGAACAGTCTTCTGTGCCTCAACCACGCAAGATCACACAAAGTCAGAAGACTACAAGAGAGAAAATTCAGTTTATAACTGAATACATTGACTATGACAactataatgatgatgatgatgatgatgacgacaaCGGTTATAAGAAGCATTTCACTTTGCCCCCTCAGATATCCTATGAACCTTGCCCCTTTGACCGCTGCAAGCATCTGCAGCTCCCATGCAATGAGATACAGAAGAGCGCAAAAGGCAAATGCCTTTGTCCTGGCATAAGCGGGCGTAACATTCCCCCTGATGCTCCACATATAAATAACGTAACTCCTGGACAGACAGGCATTAGTGTAAATTGGTGCTCCCCTCTGTCAACAGTGCAAAGATACAGGGTGCTGTATGGGCCTCCTGAAGGCCCACTAGATAAAGGACCCTTGCTCAATCAAACCTACCGCTTCTTCTCAATACCCAACCTTGTTCCAGGCACAGCATACAAGGTGTGTGTGGTGGCCATAAATGATGCAGGAGAAAGTCAGGTGGAACCAAAAGAAGCAGAAGAAAGATGGCCTGGCCATGGAGAAAATTCAGGTCCATGTGGCGTTTATAAAACCTATAACCCCTATggatcatatatttatttagcagtaGGAATTGGCTCGGCAGTTGTTACATGTCTTTTAGggatctttgtttttgtttattggtttaaatgtagaaagagaaacagaaaaattaaacGGACAATTGGTGACGAAATGGGTGTTACCAATATGTCATTTCGGGCAGAAAGTATTGAGAATCtgtga
- the LOC140337704 gene encoding LRRN4 C-terminal-like protein isoform X2 — MSSLTTVSPDSEQSSVPQPRKITQSQKTTREKIQFITEYIDYDNYNDDDDDDDDNGYKKHFTLPPQISYEPCPFDRCKHLQLPCNEIQKSAKGKCLCPGISGRNIPPDAPHINNVTPGQTGISVNWCSPLSTVQRYRVLYGPPEGPLDKGPLLNQTYRFFSIPNLVPGTAYKVCVVAINDAGESQVEPKEAEERWPGHGENSGPCGVYKTYNPYGSYIYLAVGIGSAVVTCLLGIFVFVYWFKCRKRNRKIKRTIGDEMGVTNMSFRAESIENL, encoded by the coding sequence ATGAGTTCCCTCACCACTGTTTCTCCAGACAGTGAACAGTCTTCTGTGCCTCAACCACGCAAGATCACACAAAGTCAGAAGACTACAAGAGAGAAAATTCAGTTTATAACTGAATACATTGACTATGACAactataatgatgatgatgatgatgatgacgacaaCGGTTATAAGAAGCATTTCACTTTGCCCCCTCAGATATCCTATGAACCTTGCCCCTTTGACCGCTGCAAGCATCTGCAGCTCCCATGCAATGAGATACAGAAGAGCGCAAAAGGCAAATGCCTTTGTCCTGGCATAAGCGGGCGTAACATTCCCCCTGATGCTCCACATATAAATAACGTAACTCCTGGACAGACAGGCATTAGTGTAAATTGGTGCTCCCCTCTGTCAACAGTGCAAAGATACAGGGTGCTGTATGGGCCTCCTGAAGGCCCACTAGATAAAGGACCCTTGCTCAATCAAACCTACCGCTTCTTCTCAATACCCAACCTTGTTCCAGGCACAGCATACAAGGTGTGTGTGGTGGCCATAAATGATGCAGGAGAAAGTCAGGTGGAACCAAAAGAAGCAGAAGAAAGATGGCCTGGCCATGGAGAAAATTCAGGTCCATGTGGCGTTTATAAAACCTATAACCCCTATggatcatatatttatttagcagtaGGAATTGGCTCGGCAGTTGTTACATGTCTTTTAGggatctttgtttttgtttattggtttaaatgtagaaagagaaacagaaaaattaaacGGACAATTGGTGACGAAATGGGTGTTACCAATATGTCATTTCGGGCAGAAAGTATTGAGAATCtgtga
- the LOC140337788 gene encoding LRRN4 C-terminal-like protein, with the protein MLSSVLFLLLHIYLMNTRSLVFAVEDSASVMVSTAAPTNASTQSTAAQQTKVTQRKSTPERLLYITSGPEEDYYDYDEETTLSPHSPVPMKPCHYDRCENLSPTCEEIQRKAGGNCLCPGIDGPNIKPDSPAINKVLSGDTEVTVTWCSPSSTVQSYRVLYQGPDSQVEKGPLLNASYRSYSIENLLPGTQYTICVVAINNAGESSAKFIEAEEDIERTIKGPCSNFHTTATKTSHMYIGIGVGLGALMVVMGILGILMCNRKKRKNRMDVEEEEMGVSNHYYKAGNTN; encoded by the coding sequence ATGCTGTCGTCTGTTCTGTTCCTTCTTCTGCACATCTACCTCATGAATACGAGGTCTCTGGTTTTTGCTGTTGAAGATTCTGCTTCAGTAATGGTGAGCACAGCTGCCCCAACTAATGCTAGTACCCAGTCCACTGCAGCACAGCAAACCAAAGTTACACAACGTAAAAGCACCCCAGAGAGACTCTTGTACATTACCAGTGGACCAGAGGAGGACTACTATGATTATGATGAGGAAACAACACTTTCTCCACATTCCCCTGTACCTATGAAGCCATGCCATTATGATCGTTGTGAGAACTTGTCACCAACATGTGAAGAAATTCAAAGAAAAGCAGGTGGCAATTGTCTTTGCCCAGGAATCGATGGACCAAACATCAAACCAGACTCCCCAGCAATAAATAAGGTCTTGTCGggtgacacagaagtgactgtgACTTGGTGCTCACCTTCATCTACAGTGCAGTCTTATAGAGTATTGTACCAGGGACCAGACAGTCAAGTGGAAAAAGGACCACTCCTTAATGCCTCATACCGCTCCTATTCCATTGAAAATCTCCTTCCTGGTACACAGTATACAATATGTGTGGTGGCCATTAATAATGCTGGAGAAAGTTCAGCAAAGTTTATTGAGGCGGAAGAGGATATAGAGAGAACTATTAAAGGTCCATGCAGCAATTTCCACACCACTGCCACCAAAACATCACACATGTATATAGGCATAGGGGTAGGCCTAGGAGCATTGATGGTAGTGATGGGCATCTTGGGTATTTTGATGTGcaacagaaagaagagaaagaacaGAATGGATGTCGAAGAGGAGGAAATGGGAGTATCCAACCATTACTACAAGGCTGGGAATACAAACTag